The Solenopsis invicta isolate M01_SB chromosome 3, UNIL_Sinv_3.0, whole genome shotgun sequence region CCGCTAGCGTCACCGCTACGCAgtagcagcagtcggtcggttagggaagACAGCGGAAGGTCACGGCGCGTCGCGACGCATTTCGACTCGCATCCTTgtcgtcgtcccgtacgagtttttcATGCAAATGAGTGTTTCGAGAGAACCGAAAGTGAAGGGAAATGTCGAGCGTTCGTGCCAACatccatcgtcgtcgtcgtgtcggatacgatgcatggtgcgaagtcgtgtcgcgttcaatcgtatTTCGCATCTTCCTCGTTGCCTCGTATTCCGAGTTTCCGACGCGCGTGAGTACTGGGAGTACCAGGAAGTACCAAAAAATGAAGggtcgcgcgttcgtgccaagtgtAAATCAAAACGAATCATcgtgaggaggatcttggatctcAGACGTTCGAGAGCTGCGATCGTCGTACGGAACTGAACGGATTCGAGCTACCaccggcgaacggtgagtcaattcatttgtatctactgtttatttgCCTCCAAGATTCAGTATTCGCTCTTCGTTCTGATTGCGTTCGCATAAATTAACGTCGATGCGATGCGACAAGAATAAATCAGTCATGCAAAAGCGAGTAGATTAGGAACGATTTGAAGTTGATTTTGCGTATGTACGCGCGCTCAACACTCTCTttgccaggtgtgccaacagtcgcGGGCAACGTGCTAACCTATGGCATCGTAATGTATGAacctttgaaattaattttttataatttttttgctaaaatgtACTTATTCTTAAAACTTCGTATACACTTTCTGAGTAGTGGAAGTTACAAAGTTTTAAGAATGAGTCCCTCTTAACAGAGAAGGTCTCTCTTTTACTAATTCTAAgagaatattatatatctttaattttaaaaagtggccaaaatctaaaatttttattaaatttttaaaaatgtcttcaaatAAAGAAGCGGacgtattttaatatgaaatctAAAATACCTCGTACTATAATACTACTCACTTTTTGATAACTGTATCTTCAAGAATAATGTTCATTtttaccaatgtagattaattttaatatcggtttaactttattacttttaatctttttctaagaataagaaaaaatagaGTAAATCAAAATCAATGTAAATCTACaatacattaatagaatattgtatttatttccaTATaggataattatttaatatggcATCACACCGATGTTAAAATAACAGTCAAGAGGCATTTTGCAATCATATCATTTTGTAATTACTTTAATGGCTCATTTTTGCATCATATCGCTGATCAATTTGATGATATATTGACGTCATTTTGACTAGGCAGTTTTCATTGGGTATATAATACACAtccaaataagtttttttattaaaatctttattttttgtgtttcgTAGCGTTCTCCTAAACAATAATTAACGTAACTTAATGTGAAATTGTGGTgtaagagagagaaggaaagagagaaagcataATGCTCGATATATTAGAATTATGGAAACTTTCACTCAAATCAATAATGGTACGATATACAAGTGGAGCAGATTTAAGATACGTAGAGTAATCTTAAGATTATAGATATTGACAATGAGACGACGCGGCGACcgattaacaaaaattaatcgaTCTCTTGATTGACCAATGAGTTAATTACGCAAATAGGTACGCAGACAGAGTAGAGACATAAGTTAACTTATGGGTTTAGACTCGGGGAACATACATCATCGTCATTCACGTCGAGAAAATAACGAAATATGTCTGCGGAAAATAGTgagtaattttgaaaatttgcgatgaaaaaccaaaaataaagaaaatttcaatCGCGATTCCTCTCGACGCACACGACGCACTTTGTCTCGATCCGAGAGTCTATACCCTCGTcagaaaatgttataatatgaGAGTTAAGTTATATCATATACTTAACACGATACACAAAGTCGTTATATCCCGAGTATCAAATGGATACGATCAAATACCACAGTTCAAGCGAAACAGTCTAAGCAGATGTCATTATTTATTGTTGATGAATGAATACGAATCTGTAACCAGGTACACAAGTGGATGTAACAATTTCCATACATGCTCGTATCATGTTTTACGCATTCGGTTGCTTATTTATGTTCCGCGTGAACCGGGTGCTCttccttttaataaaaaaaaaataataatttgtcatTACATCAATCGATTATTCGAATTTACTTAATGTACAATAAACATATTCACATTTTATTGATGAAACGTGGAGAGTGAACAAATGAGTTTGGAAGAGACTTTAGACGACTATTTTTGCCACAAATACATATTTCGGAATGGGATATGTATATCCACCTTCCCTATTGGCACTAATGCCTCCGTACGAAAATCTTAAGCATCACAATTTCATAATCAGTTTCCATATTCACAAGTACGTAGAAAGTCCCATTCGACGCGGATGAATTGCTCGAGTATAATTTATATCTCATGCTCACGAACCCAAGTATTGCGTGAAAGACACATTTTACAAATGTAATGTGGAAGAAAAGTATGCTCAGGTTCTACTTTTATCAGTCTTCAAATAGAAAGATTACTTCGAATATATAACCAAAATTTCGCAACTAAGTTACCGCACACAATCTAAAGATTTGAGAAATGCATTCCGGAGTTATTGTAATATAACCGACTAATTCAAACTTCCACTTGTTCTTTAGGCGCATATTTTCCATCAAAGTGTTTagtttttttgaaacaaatccCGATACGTTGCGCAAATTACTTTTATCTCATTATGCACTCTCGTCATTCATATTATCTCacgtttattaaatgtaaattaattcgAACTAAACGCGCATACAACATGTCGCCCTTACATCGAGACTCTGAGATTTCTGAAATAATCACGAATATCGGCAACAGTCGCCGAATGTCGAATGTCGTGTTGAGAAAACGAAGAGTCTTAACGATATTTGTAGCAAAAATACACATGTCACATTGCTCCCCGCGCGATTATATAcgcaattacataaaaaaaataaaataaaacttaacaGACGACACGAAGTTTTGGCAAAGAACGTAACGTTTAACGACGTCGAACAACCAGTACTCGATGCCGAACGGGTGTGGCGGCTGTACAAATCGTTGGCACCCGTTGACAGCGAGCTCGATGATCGCACACTTATACTTAAGAGTCTATTATTTATATGACGATACTGCTCATATGATTTGCTCACAAACGAGTTTAAACTGTACCGCGAACGAAACTAGTGATCCACGCTACTCGATCCAGTTATACCGATAATCATGTGTACTGATACATTGTACATGCGTTATTGCCAATAACATATGTACTGCTCCATCTCCATACGATTAATAGGCGTTCAGGTATATCCATTCATTCTAACAAAAGCGAACACGATAATTACGCGCAGACACGTACTCTAACGTAACattataaaagtaatgatacctgtgaaataaaaatcccTGAAGTATAACAGTTAAACCGTTATAATTAGTTGTTTCAATTGACGatatatttacaacaaaaatgaCAAATTTCCTTGATTCTTACATGAAAGTAATATGACTACtcgtaatttataaatgtttatgctGGACATGTTTGCAAATGAATATGATAGTCGCAGAAACTATGCATTCAAGATTACGTAGGAAGATGAAGCATAAGGAACAGAATGCATACGCGTGTATATATGTAAGTGTACATGCATGTATATGAATCAGGACGTGTGTATCTATGTaatgatatatgtatgtaatgatgtatgtatgtaatgatgtatgtatgtatgtatgtatgtatgtatgtatgtatgtatgtatgtatgtatgtatgtatgtatgtatgtatgtatgtatgtatgtatgtatgtatgtatgtatgtatgtatgtatgtatgtatgtatgtatgtatgcatgtatgtatgcatgtatgtatgcatgtatgtatgtatgtatgtatgtatgtatgtatgtatgcatgtatgtatgtatgtatgtatgtatgtatgtatgtacgaaaCAAACCGCGTAAATGCCTCGAAGTGCAATACAAATCCGGAGAGTATTATCAATTAACgtctgtaattttttacatttaattttagtaaCTTAATTTCAATGCCGTATTacaaaaatgtgttaatataaaatttttatgaaaaggaatattttttatagacaaATTGATAACAAAAATTAGATCCACTAAAGTTGCAAATGttacaatattgcaaaattaattctaatgaaCAAATTCGTTTTAGAAGTATACACATTTTGGccatttactatttatataaacagtaGTCTATTATTATCGAATGCATAAAATTCCCGCGATGAAATTTCCTATTGCGATCGTTAGAAACTCTAACATTTGCATGGAACTCGTAATTCttcaaaaacaaatttgcaCATAAGAATTTCGTATGAATAATGTTTAGCTTACGCATCtctgacttaaaaaaaaattatatcttgcattatacaatatatgattttataccTTATAGGTTGCGTCatagagaaaataataaagaatagattttagaataaatttgtAGATGAGACGCACAATCAAAACTTTTAAGCTTCTACTGCATTTATGCCCTCCGACAAAGACTCTAGAGAATACTTGAATTATGTACATCTATACAATTCCTATATTCGATTGAATATTACACACCACATATATATGTTGTAGAAGGCTATGCAAACAATCTCGATTACATTTTTAGATAGTTcgccttttctctttttctctccaatGGAAATAAAAAGGAGGAAAGATAAACCACAAGAAGTTCAGTTAAAAAAACATGCCTCGAACAAAGATTATAAAGACTTTAATTACGATATATGCAATTCACTTTACAAGTGAACTAAACAAACATGAAAACTCTGTCCTTCTATAAGCAAATTTGAAAAACGAATATTCCTTCAGATAGTATACATTTAATATGAAGTGAATTATTATACAGAATAgaacttttgtaatatttacttgTGTGCTGCTACGGCATCTATATATTCTGATTCACTCTTACGTTCTATGCAAAAAGATAAACATCCACATTAATTACCGCTTTGTATACAATACAGGCATTGTAAGATCTACATTTCGTCTAATCCAATAACGCTACGAAATATACTATCCGccgaatgtaaaaaaatatcgcTTCTCGTGTAAAAAATCTGACTTGATTAATATTGGATATAGACAAAATTAGTTTTACAAAACATACCCAATTGCAAGTCTGAAAAGCTTGCAGAGACTTTTGTTAACTTCTATGATTGTATTCTTTAGAGTCTCTCTGTAGAGATATATAaagctatatttttatattttctatttagcCATTTTTTCCgcacaatttcttttaaaaaaatgttttgcttgTGCGCTCATAGAATTTAGATATCACTTATGAGACATCTAAATTGATAAAAGATTTCGAGAATAGAAGTGTGATATACATGTTTCTTCAAGAGATGCATTTTCACTACCATTACTTTTACTTGTTTACGGCATACTAACAAAGAAATCTAGCCTTGTCATTGAAATGCATCGAGCATAACTGTTGTTATGTAGTAAATAAAGAGTGATGCAagaataaaacaagaaaaacttaaaaatttgccaaatattatattaatataaaacgttgATCATAATTTCCTCCCGCTAAGACAGGAAGCACGATTGCGCAAACGCACTTTCCAGAATAATCATACTGTTTCGCACGTACAACATGTGTATCTTTAAAGAGTACATAAAATTACTATATTGCAATATAGTAACAACTGGGATTCTTgaaacataaaagtaaaaatcaatttcaagcAAGATGATTACCTTACATTTATCGATACAATTCTCTCACGATCTAACTACTAATGACCGAAAAAAATGGATACGTAACCAAGATGTACGGCAGCTTTTTAGCCATGAAAGGAATTATATGTTAGATTAATTCAATATCTTAAGTTACCTAGTTACTGTTGTGTTTGTGTATCAAATCATTATCATAACAATTACTTGTTGTTGGGCACACACCGAATTAAAGTCTCAGCTGTAAGCATGTATCATATTTTCGGTACTTTTCCGCGATTGGTGTTCATTAGCCATCCTCCTTCGGGGGTGTAAACCAACCTGTCAAAaaacgtaaaacattttttcaaacaatataacaaataacgcggcattaaaacaaataaattctcACCATTCTTTTCATGTATTTGTACAAGAGATTTGAATGACTGTTGGGCACGCGCCAAACTGTATTGGCCTTGTCCACCACACACTTTTCCGGCACCGCCTGATCCTTGGAACTGTATACGCGCTTTCCCCTTCACTAACGTCGCTGAAATCTGCATTATAACAGCTTCTACTGTATACGCCGAACTCCATCCTTGTTTTGTGAGAAGCTCCATGCAAATAGCACCTCCCACAAGAACATATCCACCAGATATAATAGGATGTACAACTCTTACAAATGGAGGTTCAAATGGATAGGTTTCctatgatataataaaaatttagaatatttaaaagatgttgttaaaattgctaaaaaaaaatgcaaaattagtACATCTTATTCGAATATTAAGTTTCAAATTTAAGACCATCTCCGATTAACTTGATCagctgattaaatttaataatagccaactacaaaacttaaaattaattcctaattattttaattaaaaaattattaattattaatttaaagtatattttacataaattataattagcagaaaataaaaaaataatataaacaattttaagttttgcagttaaatattcttaatttaattgaCCGATCAAGCTAATCAAAAATGGTGATATCAATCTTTGATCTTTTACAAATAAGATTTGTAAAAGATCAAATAAACTTACCTTGAAAAGCATATTAAGAAGAATACTGTCTTtaccctctttctctttcaaaaGAATGAGATCGCTATGAAGTGGTGAATCAGGATCTACGCACATTAATCTGATATTCCATTCATACAAACTGTCATTTACTAGTTCTATGCTATACAttcctgaaaaaaattaaatgtgtataataagtttaatcaaatatacatacaatatcgcgataaatttttaaagtaattcttTTCTTCACATCACAATAAAAAAGCTTACATAAATTTATGTCAGCAAGCGGAATGagttatctttaaaaaattagattcaGTAATGAAATTTGTTACTgataaaaaatctgattaataTTAagtcacaaaaaatgtttacaatacTCCGACTAAATGCAAGtaacataaacataaaaaagataaatatgagAGTAAAACACGAAATCTAAAGATTACAAAGAAATGAAAGATAGTTAAAGACTAAAGCACAGACTCTTGCATAACGCATAATGCATAAGAGAATCAATCAATCAGAATCTTTTATCTCTCTTCCAAAGATAGAAATGAAAGGCTGCCTTAAGGCTAAGTAGTCCCCGCAATCATATTGAAATCGTAACGTCATAAGCAAGAAATAACACGTTAAAGTGTCTTGcgtgttatttgtaaataaagagaatttggataaaacaaaataatgagagctttaaaacacttgtaaaaatggacctCCTTTTCCTTTTCCCATCTCACTGTCAATAAAGCATAAAAAGCACATAAAGTGAAGTCTATTCAGGATCCCTATTCTGTACATCTTTTTGTTCTTAATAATAGTCGGTGTCCTTGTGTAGATATTTTATGGCAAAAAGCTGTGCAACGATACCGACAACTATTGTTAAGAAAAGCGTGTACAAAGTAGAGGcttagacaggaaaacacagCTATTGAaaggaatgaaaaatatatttttaaaataaatttcgaagATAACTTGCGACttatttttacgaataaatACGAGATAagtcatatttttgcaataaagcacataataacaaaatgacatacaagataaaatttcatcGTTAACACTTTTCAcgcctattagttctaatttttttcgcgaTGTTACACGAAATTCTCAACCGACTGTTCAGGTGCCTTAAAGGGTGCGTGCCGTTTTACGCATAATGCGCATGATGTCACTTAtccttatttttcattaaatattaaacaaggataaacaATGCATTGtgcgcattatgcgtgaaacggaacccactttaacaataaaagaaagaagagacaATTGAGTGAatcagagaaaaaaatacagcaaaaaaagaaagaaaatggaGAGAAAAATACTGCCCATGTTTTTCCTTCAATACTGAAGCCAGTATATATaatcaaagtttattttaaaaccaTCGTAATGTCTTGAGATGCTAATACGGATCTATGACCaccggtattcatagttgattcttatatttaagatcatcttaagtatcaccttaagatgtcatcaaccaatcagagagccgtattagcatcttaagacgttacttaaaacgatcttgaaataagaatcgactataaatAGCGGCCTATGATTGGTTGAGGACATctttaaatagtatttaaaacGGTTTTAATAAGAATCGAGTTTGAATACCGACTTTACACACGCTCGGCTTATTCTTATTAGCCCGTATTCATATGGTACTTTTAAAGATGTAcgcttttttgtcattttatccttgtattacatataataaaggataaagatagaatgacgaAAAAACGTGCGCTACCCCCTTTCTGCGTTCTAAATACAGGCCGTTACATCTATGGCAAATAATGATTATAGATTACCGCATTCTTTTAAAAGCCCACagataattgtaaataatttcacatacatcaaaaataaattaatgctctctttattttcaattgtaattaaatatgcaAGAGATTAGTGTTACCAATTTGGTGGATTTTCTCTTAAAgttcaaatttctttttctttttgcttgtTATTAAGAATTCTTACTATTGTcacaagaaaacaattttaatagtttaaataattaggcaatatttttcttttcaaaaaaatccaGTCAGTAAAAGTAATCTAATAGTGGTAGTGAATCAAGCTGAAATTAAAATCAAGCCGAGTGTTAGCTTGTTCAGCAATAATAGCGGTGTCAAATCGACTTGGAAtcatattattgatttaatattgattacagATTTGATTTCATATGGATAAGAATCTTCCcccttttacttttaaaatgagACATGTAAGTGAAAATGGTAAGAAACTTGCAGAGATTTTGCCACTTTActtataagagataaaaaatttaggATCGCGGTCAGAATGTCAAAAAGAAAGTCAACTAGTcacaattttagtaaaaaatcaagttttataGACTAAAACTTTCAGAAACAatcaaataaagataaagttaaatgCGATGCTATTATCAGCGACATTTAAGAAACTGTCGCCACACTATTGTCAGCGATAATCGAAGAACTGAGTTTGTCGCCATGCTATTGTTAGCGACGGTTTCAATTCTTCAACTATCGCTGACAATAGCGTGATGACAGCTTCTTAacaattaaaatgatttatgcTTCATAAAGGTGATCAACGTGTTAAAATTAAACGGATCGGATTTCAAATCAACCAATGTcttcaattaaataaagatcgttttccattattttaaaaattattttatctcgaAAACTTTTCCAACATTCCTCTTTAAAAATTCTCATtcaacaaatcaaaattttaattataaactaattCCATGCCATTTTAAATTactctaattttaaatttattaaaagaattgatCCACATATCTTCACTATAGACTATTTctttccaataaaataaaaatctaaactTGTCTcaggtaaaatttttaaatgttttgacgtaaaaatatcttaataaacatttcaattcATAGCACTACCCTCTCTAGAGCATTCCTAAatgtctttaataaaaataagaaaatccaCCAAATTGGCAATCCTGCAAGAGCGACTCAAAATTGTCTGCATTCAATAGATAAAGGATGGGCTCAAATATTTCTTGTGAACTGTGACTTAATATTGATCAAATTTTGTCAgttcaaaatgttattaaatctaatattttcataattttttaaatttttctttcaatttttataaatacataagcTTGCATGATTTTTTGATAATGGAAAGAATGGAAATAAACTCcagaaatttgttaaaaaaattgaaaaacactgcatttacataaaacatatatataatagttattaaGATTTGGCTTTTTGATCTTAGTtccaaaactttaaaaataacataccCTTTTTAAAGCTGTCGCTTCGATATATATCACGCAGTTCTTTCATGAGTCTATCGGTGGCTTGTACACTTCCACAAACAGATCCTTTTAAATAATCTTGTCTCTGGTTTTGTCTCAACCTTTCCAATGTCGCGAGATGTTCCAAATCCATTTCTTCGGTCTGTATcacgtaaatattaaaaaatcaataacggAGATTAATGGTAACAGCAATTAAATTGGCAGTAAACTGATTGTAGGCTCATCTCTCTTTACCTTATTCTTAGAATTAGCATCTCCCTCGTCCATATCTAGATGAAGGTCCTCTTCAGTCTCGCTCTCTTCGTCCTCGTCGATATCGTCTAGGTCTTCGGCGTCCATCCTTTGCGCCACGGCTTCGTTCGATCCACCTAAACGCAAAGGATCTAAGGCAGTCCTCAGCCTCTCGACGTCCGGCGGTTCCGGTAACGAGTGTAGTCTGCATAACTCTTTCAACAGGATGCCAACTTGATTGATTACATGGTTATCGCGGCCTGTTGTGTTACTTAAAATTTGTACAGCGTTTGTAACACTAGTCTCCTCGGATTCGGCAAACCAGACGGGCGGCGTTGAAGGATAGGTTTCCTGCGTAAACATCAACATTGAATGCAATTTTACActgtaataaacaataatttgtatatatagaGAAAACATTAGTACTAAATCAACAactcattgtttcatatataaacaagaatataaaatcttcttgaaaaaatttcatataaatttcagTTTAAATTACATTGGTAGAAGTGGACATTAGGCCAATGTGTCGTACAACAAGACTTTTCATGCTGGTTGACTGGCTACAGAACAGAAAGATCTGAGAATCTCTTACTATCCTACAGTCAATCAACAGACTTGAAAAACTTTGTCATATGACACATGAGATATCGATCTCATGGGACATCTAAAAGACGTTTTATTAGACATCTTTGCAAAAGTCTCAAAGATGTCTTTAAACGTCTCATGTCCCAATTTTGGACATCATATTGTCTTGGTAAAAGAAGTTCCGTTTCGTTAATTTGGTTCTCGTTCCCTaacaagaatatataatatgacCATCTGGCACtaacaaaaaacttaaaaattaaatttgaaatgcaATGTTGATTGCATCAgcaaacttcaaaatttttccaTACAA contains the following coding sequences:
- the LOC105194266 gene encoding ubiquitin-conjugating enzyme E2 Q2 codes for the protein MACLNTLKQEIKTLESVFPKSHERFQIMSASVDELSCRFVGKNGKKYEIHANITETYPSTPPVWFAESEETSVTNAVQILSNTTGRDNHVINQVGILLKELCRLHSLPEPPDVERLRTALDPLRLGGSNEAVAQRMDAEDLDDIDEDEESETEEDLHLDMDEGDANSKNKTEEMDLEHLATLERLRQNQRQDYLKGSVCGSVQATDRLMKELRDIYRSDSFKKGMYSIELVNDSLYEWNIRLMCVDPDSPLHSDLILLKEKEGKDSILLNMLFKETYPFEPPFVRVVHPIISGGYVLVGGAICMELLTKQGWSSAYTVEAVIMQISATLVKGKARIQFQGSGGAGKVCGGQGQYSLARAQQSFKSLVQIHEKNGWFTPPKEDG